In Pseudochaenichthys georgianus chromosome 6, fPseGeo1.2, whole genome shotgun sequence, a single window of DNA contains:
- the ribc2 gene encoding RIB43A-like with coiled-coils protein 2: MFNFDLPSDRVARTSLQRQRNDETERRERVFNDKIRMLWVDKEALDSQLKEKCKQEEAAKLEQQARDAEMLHNSKVACLLHSREVKEKRAMEKAVVDYRHQYQQPQCQSDYDLSDPHRCGNTDPGDAQMMLPGLLGEDPHSESRGRRQREQLREWLLQQQGEQAAERQQQTLEEQRYDLSRTYMEKKALQLEGIEMERRKAETVATKEFNLAMIEEKRRQDGEHHVSGDVAGATMNTLQEQLTGVALQRPLVPDLCPSSHRRALPESLQQIIQFQKYQIEEKKRVELEKKRDEEQHAHMRMDSARTALLLERQQARLDRQERQHVDRANVLMAQTHKQQKPDIERGSIDDSFFSKFNTCSR; encoded by the exons ATGTTCAACTTTGATTTACCCTCAGACCGCGTAGCAAGGACAAGTCTGCAGAGGCAACGCAACGACGAGACTGAAAGACGAGAGAGGGTTTTTAATGACAAAATCAGGATGCTCTGG GTTGACAAGGAGGCCTTAGACTCGCAGTTGAAAGAAAAATGTAAACAAGAAGAAGCAGCAAAACTGGAACAACAAGCTCGTG ATGCTGAAATGCTCCATAATAGCAAAGTAGCTTGCCTCCTTCACAGCAGAGAAGTGAAGGAGAAGCGTGCGATGGAAAAGGCTGTCGTTGACTACCGGCATCAGTACCAGCAGCCTCAGTGCCAGAGCGACTATGACCTGAGCGACCCGCACCGCTGTGGGAACACAGACCCAGGTGACGCCCAGATGATGCTCCCTGGCCTGCTGGGCGAGGACCCCCACAGTGAGAGCAGGGGACGGAGGCAGAGGGAGCAGCTCCGGGAGTggctcctccagcagcagggGGAGCAGGCAGCAGAGAGGCAGCAACAGACGCTGGAGG AGCAGCGCTATGACCTCAGTAGAACATACATGGAGAAAAAAGCTCTGCAGCTTGAGGGCATTGAGATGGAGAGGAGAAAAGCAGAAACTGTCGCCACTAAAGAGTTCAATCTGGCCATG ATAGAAGAGAAACGTCGCCAGGATGGGGAACATCATGTCAGTGGTGATGTAGCAGGAGCCACGATGAACACCCTGCAGGAGCAGCTGACGGGTGTAGCTCTCCAGCGCCCCCTGGTGCCTGACCTCTGCCCCAGCAGTCACAGGAGAGCACTTCCAGAGAGCCTGCAGCAGATCATCCAGTTCCAGAAATATCAGATTGAggagaaaaag AGGGTGGAACTAGAGAAAAAGCGAGACGAGGAGCAACATGCTCACATGCGCATGGACTCGGCTCGCACCGCTCTCTTATTGGAGAGGCAGCAGGCCAGACTGGACCGGCAGGAGAGACAACATGTGGACAGAGCCAACGTCCTGATGGCCCAGACACACAAGCAACA GAAACCGGACATAGAAAGAGGAAGCATTGACGACAGCTTCTTCTCCAAATTCAACACCTGCAGCAGATGA